The following coding sequences lie in one Sorghum bicolor cultivar BTx623 chromosome 6, Sorghum_bicolor_NCBIv3, whole genome shotgun sequence genomic window:
- the LOC8074716 gene encoding uncharacterized protein LOC8074716 produces MAAAAVTSPDPFTFHCPVAPLSAAAPVEADVDEFEFHVVPAAAAALSAADELFSGGKLVPLHRPAPASAPCSPPPCLEVEEPASEPTSPRAPRCAGRRWRDLLLLVSSSRKPKAASGRGGGDASKCAADGYLNARRETHFRPLLSRDSSSSSSASSVDSGKNARRPPAPSSCSPLRTRSAPVANLLHLMSRTRSTGDNVSAAAAADAQVRLKRQEPAAASVLPLLTRASSSSSSSASSSDSYRNPRAGAGPWRPRGPSRPCPSRPAVAAESPRVSASGRVVFRGLERCSSTPASAGIGRRVPRPRGMERSYSANVRVDPVINVFGFGHLFMPSSPAKEKKADRERDVAAGRRNRPEKLAMVLRDPQD; encoded by the coding sequence ATGGCAGCCGCAGCGGTGACCTCGCCGGATCCCTTCACGTTCCACTGCCCCGTCGCTCCACTGTCGGCAGCGGCTCCGGTTGAGGCTGACGTCGACGAGTTCGAGTTCCACGTCGTGCCAGCCGCCGCGGCAGCGCTCTCGGCTGCCGACGAGCTCTTCTCCGGCGGGAAGCTCGTGCCTTTACACCGACCGGCGCCCGCATCTGCGCCCTGCTCCCCTCCGCCGTGCCTGGAGGTCGAGGAGCCCGCGTCCGAGCCGACGTCCCCTCGTGCCCCGCGATGCGCTGGGCGCCGGTGGCGCGACCTACTCCTCCTCGTGTCCAGCTCCAGGAAACCCAAGGCTGccagcggccgcggcggcggcgacgccagCAAGTGCGCGGCGGATGGGTATCTGAACGCGCGACGGGAGACGCATTTCCGGCCGCTCCTCTCGCGGGactcctcgtcgtcctcgtcggCGTCCTCAGTCGACTCGGGCAAGAACGCGCGCCGCCCGCCGGCGCCGTCGTCGTGTTCCCCGCTGCGGACGCGGTCGGCACCCGTGGCGAACCTCCTCCACCTCATGTCCAGGACAAGATCTACCGGCGACAACGTCAGCGCTGCCGCCGCAGCGGACGCGCAGGTTCGTCTGAAGCGGCAGGAGCCAGCGGCGGCGAGCGTGCTCCCGCTCCTGACCCgcgcctcgtcctcgtcctcgtcctcggcgTCCTCCTCGGACTCCTACAGGAACCCTCGCGCGGGCGCGGGGCCGTGGCGGCCGCGCGGGCCCTCTCGTCCGTGTCCGTCCCGGCCCGCGGTGGCGGCGGAGAGCCCGCGCGTGAGCGCGTCCGGCCGCGTGGTGTTCCGCGGCCTGGAGCGCTGCTCGAGCACGCCGGCGTCGGCGGGCATCGGGCGTCGTGTTCCGCGGCCGAGGGGCATGGAGCGGTCCTACTCGGCCAATGTACGCGTGGATCCGGTGATCAATGTCTTCGGCTTCGGGCACCTGTTCATGCCGTCGTCGCCGGCCAAGGAGAAGAAGGCCGACAGGGAGAGGGACGTCGCAGCAGGCCGCAGGAACAGGCCGGAGAAGCTGGCCATGGTGCTGAGAGATCCACAGGATTAG